The Sesamum indicum cultivar Zhongzhi No. 13 linkage group LG2, S_indicum_v1.0, whole genome shotgun sequence genome contains a region encoding:
- the LOC105179671 gene encoding uncharacterized protein LOC105179671 isoform X2: MGMICLQCGDRGFDNAFVFCVKCLDVAVHRYCLDVIPETFDEFVRWVCDECEAAAQEQSSLDGYDAIQSQTSYHKVAKNIKGFSGVGTEKNDVEAVQTKERVYKAGSEQSYNACTKLDLVENGESAGGSSSPTQLGDMNVEHAILSAADERKRCQPSSSQQLEEEKVKDTQMQNAKLCEDVSLKENVKKKRRIMESDLEKDQHRLDTSSKQSDGKCANIDIAECSRLASDSTLPNKLKENEGSKQKDQRCISIKPHDLDTDPRMAEHPTISCSGSSKSSQKKRICKSSGVILQGQTIHRPLRENKGLNLQNQCANLNTEERNFIPSNEHVRNRESEGREEKSSATHGMIDFYKDYSKDLVSSSADPVIVPIWSGSFNIWNKKYDILDGLIAHMSSKACGKVYDAACQFQPVIHLEMLPRSDVWPKSFQTSEPSGDNIALYFFSSVISKRVYQNLVKEMMHKELALKGIMQNAELLIFTSTELPLLYWTFQGKHYLWGVFRGRQSPQSKSHAHKPESGDKPAMSLDLTNDTGFSGGKNPVRAERCCSRSPCSPLSNSASYVSGTY, from the exons ATG GGGATGATATGTCTGCAGTGTGGCGATAGAGGATTTGATAATGCCTTTGTGTTCTGTGTCAAATGTCTGGATGTTGCCGTGCATCG CTACTGTTTGGATGTAATACCAGAGACTTTTGATGAATTTGTTCGTTGGGTTTGTGACGAATGTGAAGCAGCAGCACAAGAACAATCTTCTCTGGACGGATATGATGCTATTCAATCCCAGACAAGTTATCATAAAGTAGCAAAAAACATTAAAGGGTTTTCTGGAGTTGGAACAGAGAAAAATGATGTAGAAGCAGTTCAAACAAAAGAGCGTGTTTATAAGGCTGGCTCAGAACAATCGTATAATGCTTGTACAAAACTTGATTTGGTTGAAAATGGTGAATCAGCTGGTGGTAGTTCTTCACCTACACAATTAGGAGATATGAATGTTGAACATGCTATTCTTTCTGCAGCCGATGAAAGGAAAAGATGTCAGCCAAGCTCTTCCCAGCAGCTTGAGGAGGAAAAGGTCAAGGACACTCAGATGCAGAATGCTAAGTTATGTGAGGATGTTTCCCTGAAGGAAAATgtgaaaaagaagagaaggaTTATGGAATCCGATTTGGAGAAAGACCAGCATAGACTTGATACATCATCCAAGCAATCCGATGGGAAATGTGCAAATATAGATATAGCTGAGTGCTCTAGATTGGCTAGCGATTCTACACTCCCTAATAAACTGAAGGAAAATGAGGGCTCTAAGCAGAAAGATCAAAGGTGTATCTCCATAAAACCTCATGATCTGGATACTGATCCGCGCATGGCAGAGCATCCTACTATATCTTGTAGTGGATCTTCGAAAAGTTCACAGAAGAAGAGAATTTGTAAGTCATCTGGGGTTATACTACAGGGGCAGACGATACATAGACCTCTCAGGGAAAATAAAGGGCTCAACTTGCAAAATCAATGTGCTAACCTGAATACTGAAGAAAGGAACTTCATCCCAAGCAATGAACATGTTCGGAACAGAGAATCAGAAGGTAGAGAAGAGAAGTCATCTGCAACTCACGGTATGATCGATTTCTACAAAGATTATTCAAAAGATTTAGTTAGCTCATCTGCTGACCCAGTTATAGTCCCAATTTGGAG CGGAAGTTTCAATATTTGGAACAAAAAGTATGATATTCTTGATGGGCTTATAGCTCATATGTCCAGCAAAGCATGTGGAAAAGTATATGATGCAGCATGTCAGTTTCAACCAGTGATTCACCTGGAAATGTTACCAAGGTCAGATGTATGGCCAAAAAGTTTTCAGACATCAGAACCCAGTGGTGATAATATTGCACTCTATTTTTTCTCATCTGTGATAAG TAAACGAGTTTATCAGAACCTGGTTAAGGAGATGATGCATAAAGAACTTGCTCTGAAAGGCATAATGCAGAATGCTGAGCTTCTGATTTTCACTTCAACAGAATTGCCACTGTTATACTGGA CATTTCAGGGCAAGCATTATTTATGGGGCGTATTTAGGGGCAGACAGAGTCCCCAATCAAAATCTCATGCCCATAAACCGGAGTCAGGGGACAAACCGGCGATGAGTTTGGATTTGACAAATGATACTGGCTTCAGTGGGGGTAAAAACCCTGTGAGAGCGGAGAGATGTTGTTCTCGGAGTCCTTGTAGTCCACTAAGCAACTCTGCTAGTTATGTGTCGGGCACTTATTAG
- the LOC105179671 gene encoding uncharacterized protein LOC105179671 isoform X1 — translation MCIVNLYIWVPLQVKDSVFQKRGMICLQCGDRGFDNAFVFCVKCLDVAVHRYCLDVIPETFDEFVRWVCDECEAAAQEQSSLDGYDAIQSQTSYHKVAKNIKGFSGVGTEKNDVEAVQTKERVYKAGSEQSYNACTKLDLVENGESAGGSSSPTQLGDMNVEHAILSAADERKRCQPSSSQQLEEEKVKDTQMQNAKLCEDVSLKENVKKKRRIMESDLEKDQHRLDTSSKQSDGKCANIDIAECSRLASDSTLPNKLKENEGSKQKDQRCISIKPHDLDTDPRMAEHPTISCSGSSKSSQKKRICKSSGVILQGQTIHRPLRENKGLNLQNQCANLNTEERNFIPSNEHVRNRESEGREEKSSATHGMIDFYKDYSKDLVSSSADPVIVPIWSGSFNIWNKKYDILDGLIAHMSSKACGKVYDAACQFQPVIHLEMLPRSDVWPKSFQTSEPSGDNIALYFFSSVISKRVYQNLVKEMMHKELALKGIMQNAELLIFTSTELPLLYWTFQGKHYLWGVFRGRQSPQSKSHAHKPESGDKPAMSLDLTNDTGFSGGKNPVRAERCCSRSPCSPLSNSASYVSGTY, via the exons ATGTGCATTGTGAATCTGTATATATGGGTGCCCCTACAAGTTAAAGATTCCGTCTTTCAGAAGCGG GGGATGATATGTCTGCAGTGTGGCGATAGAGGATTTGATAATGCCTTTGTGTTCTGTGTCAAATGTCTGGATGTTGCCGTGCATCG CTACTGTTTGGATGTAATACCAGAGACTTTTGATGAATTTGTTCGTTGGGTTTGTGACGAATGTGAAGCAGCAGCACAAGAACAATCTTCTCTGGACGGATATGATGCTATTCAATCCCAGACAAGTTATCATAAAGTAGCAAAAAACATTAAAGGGTTTTCTGGAGTTGGAACAGAGAAAAATGATGTAGAAGCAGTTCAAACAAAAGAGCGTGTTTATAAGGCTGGCTCAGAACAATCGTATAATGCTTGTACAAAACTTGATTTGGTTGAAAATGGTGAATCAGCTGGTGGTAGTTCTTCACCTACACAATTAGGAGATATGAATGTTGAACATGCTATTCTTTCTGCAGCCGATGAAAGGAAAAGATGTCAGCCAAGCTCTTCCCAGCAGCTTGAGGAGGAAAAGGTCAAGGACACTCAGATGCAGAATGCTAAGTTATGTGAGGATGTTTCCCTGAAGGAAAATgtgaaaaagaagagaaggaTTATGGAATCCGATTTGGAGAAAGACCAGCATAGACTTGATACATCATCCAAGCAATCCGATGGGAAATGTGCAAATATAGATATAGCTGAGTGCTCTAGATTGGCTAGCGATTCTACACTCCCTAATAAACTGAAGGAAAATGAGGGCTCTAAGCAGAAAGATCAAAGGTGTATCTCCATAAAACCTCATGATCTGGATACTGATCCGCGCATGGCAGAGCATCCTACTATATCTTGTAGTGGATCTTCGAAAAGTTCACAGAAGAAGAGAATTTGTAAGTCATCTGGGGTTATACTACAGGGGCAGACGATACATAGACCTCTCAGGGAAAATAAAGGGCTCAACTTGCAAAATCAATGTGCTAACCTGAATACTGAAGAAAGGAACTTCATCCCAAGCAATGAACATGTTCGGAACAGAGAATCAGAAGGTAGAGAAGAGAAGTCATCTGCAACTCACGGTATGATCGATTTCTACAAAGATTATTCAAAAGATTTAGTTAGCTCATCTGCTGACCCAGTTATAGTCCCAATTTGGAG CGGAAGTTTCAATATTTGGAACAAAAAGTATGATATTCTTGATGGGCTTATAGCTCATATGTCCAGCAAAGCATGTGGAAAAGTATATGATGCAGCATGTCAGTTTCAACCAGTGATTCACCTGGAAATGTTACCAAGGTCAGATGTATGGCCAAAAAGTTTTCAGACATCAGAACCCAGTGGTGATAATATTGCACTCTATTTTTTCTCATCTGTGATAAG TAAACGAGTTTATCAGAACCTGGTTAAGGAGATGATGCATAAAGAACTTGCTCTGAAAGGCATAATGCAGAATGCTGAGCTTCTGATTTTCACTTCAACAGAATTGCCACTGTTATACTGGA CATTTCAGGGCAAGCATTATTTATGGGGCGTATTTAGGGGCAGACAGAGTCCCCAATCAAAATCTCATGCCCATAAACCGGAGTCAGGGGACAAACCGGCGATGAGTTTGGATTTGACAAATGATACTGGCTTCAGTGGGGGTAAAAACCCTGTGAGAGCGGAGAGATGTTGTTCTCGGAGTCCTTGTAGTCCACTAAGCAACTCTGCTAGTTATGTGTCGGGCACTTATTAG
- the LOC105179671 gene encoding uncharacterized protein LOC105179671 isoform X3, producing the protein MICLQCGDRGFDNAFVFCVKCLDVAVHRYCLDVIPETFDEFVRWVCDECEAAAQEQSSLDGYDAIQSQTSYHKVAKNIKGFSGVGTEKNDVEAVQTKERVYKAGSEQSYNACTKLDLVENGESAGGSSSPTQLGDMNVEHAILSAADERKRCQPSSSQQLEEEKVKDTQMQNAKLCEDVSLKENVKKKRRIMESDLEKDQHRLDTSSKQSDGKCANIDIAECSRLASDSTLPNKLKENEGSKQKDQRCISIKPHDLDTDPRMAEHPTISCSGSSKSSQKKRICKSSGVILQGQTIHRPLRENKGLNLQNQCANLNTEERNFIPSNEHVRNRESEGREEKSSATHGMIDFYKDYSKDLVSSSADPVIVPIWSGSFNIWNKKYDILDGLIAHMSSKACGKVYDAACQFQPVIHLEMLPRSDVWPKSFQTSEPSGDNIALYFFSSVISKRVYQNLVKEMMHKELALKGIMQNAELLIFTSTELPLLYWTFQGKHYLWGVFRGRQSPQSKSHAHKPESGDKPAMSLDLTNDTGFSGGKNPVRAERCCSRSPCSPLSNSASYVSGTY; encoded by the exons ATGATATGTCTGCAGTGTGGCGATAGAGGATTTGATAATGCCTTTGTGTTCTGTGTCAAATGTCTGGATGTTGCCGTGCATCG CTACTGTTTGGATGTAATACCAGAGACTTTTGATGAATTTGTTCGTTGGGTTTGTGACGAATGTGAAGCAGCAGCACAAGAACAATCTTCTCTGGACGGATATGATGCTATTCAATCCCAGACAAGTTATCATAAAGTAGCAAAAAACATTAAAGGGTTTTCTGGAGTTGGAACAGAGAAAAATGATGTAGAAGCAGTTCAAACAAAAGAGCGTGTTTATAAGGCTGGCTCAGAACAATCGTATAATGCTTGTACAAAACTTGATTTGGTTGAAAATGGTGAATCAGCTGGTGGTAGTTCTTCACCTACACAATTAGGAGATATGAATGTTGAACATGCTATTCTTTCTGCAGCCGATGAAAGGAAAAGATGTCAGCCAAGCTCTTCCCAGCAGCTTGAGGAGGAAAAGGTCAAGGACACTCAGATGCAGAATGCTAAGTTATGTGAGGATGTTTCCCTGAAGGAAAATgtgaaaaagaagagaaggaTTATGGAATCCGATTTGGAGAAAGACCAGCATAGACTTGATACATCATCCAAGCAATCCGATGGGAAATGTGCAAATATAGATATAGCTGAGTGCTCTAGATTGGCTAGCGATTCTACACTCCCTAATAAACTGAAGGAAAATGAGGGCTCTAAGCAGAAAGATCAAAGGTGTATCTCCATAAAACCTCATGATCTGGATACTGATCCGCGCATGGCAGAGCATCCTACTATATCTTGTAGTGGATCTTCGAAAAGTTCACAGAAGAAGAGAATTTGTAAGTCATCTGGGGTTATACTACAGGGGCAGACGATACATAGACCTCTCAGGGAAAATAAAGGGCTCAACTTGCAAAATCAATGTGCTAACCTGAATACTGAAGAAAGGAACTTCATCCCAAGCAATGAACATGTTCGGAACAGAGAATCAGAAGGTAGAGAAGAGAAGTCATCTGCAACTCACGGTATGATCGATTTCTACAAAGATTATTCAAAAGATTTAGTTAGCTCATCTGCTGACCCAGTTATAGTCCCAATTTGGAG CGGAAGTTTCAATATTTGGAACAAAAAGTATGATATTCTTGATGGGCTTATAGCTCATATGTCCAGCAAAGCATGTGGAAAAGTATATGATGCAGCATGTCAGTTTCAACCAGTGATTCACCTGGAAATGTTACCAAGGTCAGATGTATGGCCAAAAAGTTTTCAGACATCAGAACCCAGTGGTGATAATATTGCACTCTATTTTTTCTCATCTGTGATAAG TAAACGAGTTTATCAGAACCTGGTTAAGGAGATGATGCATAAAGAACTTGCTCTGAAAGGCATAATGCAGAATGCTGAGCTTCTGATTTTCACTTCAACAGAATTGCCACTGTTATACTGGA CATTTCAGGGCAAGCATTATTTATGGGGCGTATTTAGGGGCAGACAGAGTCCCCAATCAAAATCTCATGCCCATAAACCGGAGTCAGGGGACAAACCGGCGATGAGTTTGGATTTGACAAATGATACTGGCTTCAGTGGGGGTAAAAACCCTGTGAGAGCGGAGAGATGTTGTTCTCGGAGTCCTTGTAGTCCACTAAGCAACTCTGCTAGTTATGTGTCGGGCACTTATTAG
- the LOC105179693 gene encoding protein MKS1, which produces MDMLDNPSGRSPKRELQGPRPTPLKVRKDSHKIRKPPVAPPPAAQPYHHTHAPPRPPVIIYTVSPKIIHANPNEFMSLVQRLTGPNSTCTPSTNSLTTSSSSSAFAFPDKGGAISPAARFASIEKTKSPDGIRKTVQVLDQSIGIVEGIEIRPDIQRTAGQFPGILSPNPNTLPPIPPNFFSPPSENYNPLNFFHDLSPVLHSNRNYNYNLDILPSPSTFIISPQINMPSPNTLDLFHSLFDL; this is translated from the coding sequence ATGGACATGCTGGACAACCCTTCAGGCCGGTCTCCGAAGCGGGAGCTCCAAGGGCCCCGCCCCACCCCGCTTAAAGTACGTAAAGACTCCCACAAGATCAGAAAACCCCCGGTGGCGCCGCCTCCAGCAGCTCAACCCTACCACCACACCCACGCGCCCCCACGGCCGCCGGTCATAATATACACAGTCTCCCCTAAGATAATACATGCAAACCCTAATGAGTTCATGTCACTAGTGCAACGCTTGACCGGCCCAAACTCGACATGCACCCCATCTACCAATTCACTCACAACCTCATCTTCTTCGTCAGCCTTCGCTTTCCCGGACAAGGGCGGCGCAATATCTCCGGCCGCCCGGTTCGCCTCCATTGAGAAAACAAAGTCGCCGGACGGAATCAGGAAAACAGTACAGGTTCTTGATCAAAGTATAGGAATAGTTGAAGGCATAGAAATTAGACCAGATATCCAGAGGACGGCAGGCCAATTCCCAGGAATCCTATCTCCAAATCCCAACACTCTTCCTCCAATTCCACCTAATTTTTTCTCCCCACCATCGGAAAATTACAATCCCTTAAACTTTTTCCATGACCTGAGCCCTGTGCTCCATAGCAACAGAAACTATAACTATAATCTAGACATCTTGCCAAGTCCATCCACGTTCATAATTTCACCTCAAATCAACATGCCTTCACCAAATACCTTAGATCTTTTCCATAGTTTATTTGACCTTTAG
- the LOC105179700 gene encoding ABC transporter G family member 22, translating to MENKVAIDLSENFAKIDEAGLFENAATDSTSAYYVKNMELAEKEDDVMTRKTLVKMRSFDLNKESQKEKPMRKTKSFSSHLLLNIDELINRVAGSFEGTSTFLSNSDSDDEIRFLSSIYESSLPPESVTDVITLRNPRSGVSSPTGEEDSDSCSWRKIQIEPPFRIYLKFEDVNHKVKLKGNRNSGVEKSILQGVSGSVCPGEVLALMGPSGGGKTTLLNVLSGRVKNSGGTITYNDQLYTTSLKHRIGFVLQDDIAFPHLTVRETLTYSALLRLPNTLSREQKKARAMSVISELGLERCQNTMIGGTFVRGVSGGERKRVCIGNEILLNPSLLFLDEPTSGLDSTTALRIIQMLRNIAQAGKTVVTTIHQPSSRLFSKFDKLILLSNGCSLYFGKASEAMLYFSSIGCSPLTAMTPAEFLIDLANGNIKDKSIPSELEDKFLPGGECFECKDGGPSPVDVHEYLLGAYELRASNMEKIRIGRPVIITQNRRSAEEWGATWSAQFSILFQRGLKERRHEYLSTVRVVQVISTAVIVGLLWWNSDASSTMRVQDQAGLLFFISVFWAFFPVFTAIFTFPQERTMLAKERSVGMYKLSAYLIARNTSDLPLDLLLPIVFLTIIYFMVGLKLTLPAFFLTLLSIFLSIIAAQGLGLAIGAAFMDVKKATTLASITVMAFMLSGGFFIKKVPRFMSWIRYVSLNYHTYRLLLKVQYSCVGGPPRSVICDSAFIKAERLGYGGTEAAAILAMIIGYRMLTYILLRRMKLRNEA from the exons ATGGAGAACAAAGTTGCGATTGACTTGTCTGAGAACTTTGCCAAGATTGATGAAGCTGGTCTTTTTGAAAATGCTGCGACAGATTCAACAAGTGCATATTATGTAAAGAACATGGAGCTAGCAGAAAAGGAGGATGATGTAATGACTAGAAAAACTCTAGTAAAGATGAGAAGCTTTGATCTAAATAAGGAATCACAGAAGGAAAAACCTATGCGCAAAACTAAGTCATTCAGTTCTCACCTGTTactaaatattgatgaattgaTTAACCGTGTCGCTGGCAGCTTTGAGGGGACGAGTAcatttttaagtaattccgACAGCGATGATGAAATACGCTTCCTCTCATCCATTTATGAATCGTCATTGCCTCCAGAAAGTGTGACTGATGTTATAACACTAAGAAATCCCAGATCAG GTGTATCCTCCCCAACTGGTGAGGAGGATTCTGATTCATGCAGTTGGAGGAAAATACAGATTGAGCCTCCATTTCGCATTTATCTGAAG TTTGAAGATGTAAATCACAAAGTAAAGTTGAAGGGAAACAGGAACTCAGGTGTAGAGAAAAGCATACTGCAAGGGGTAAGTGGTTCAGTATGCCCTGGAGAAGTTCTTGCTCTCATGGGACCTTCAGGGGGTGGCAAAACCACTCTACTGAATGTTCTCAGTGGGAGAGTGAAGAATAGTGGAGGAACCATTACTTACAATGATCAGTTATACACGACATCGTTGAAGCACAG GATTGGATTTGTCCTGCAAGATGATATTGCGTTTCCTCACCTGACGGTGAGGGAGACGTTAACTTACTCTGCGTTGCTTCGTCTTCCCAACACATTGTCGAGAGAACAGAAGAAAGCAAGGGCAATGAGTGTCATCTCAGAGCTAGGCCTCGAAAG GTGCCAAAACACAATGATTGGTGGAACGTTCGTGCGAGGAGTGTCGGGAGGAGAAAGAAAACGAGTATGCATTGGCAATGAAATTCTGCTCAATCCTTCACTTCTTTTCTTGGATGAACCAACGTCTGGCTTGGATTCCACCACAGCCCTTCGTATCATTCAGATGCTCCGTAACATTGCTCAG GCTGGGAAGACAGTGGTGACCACAATACATCAGCCCTCGAGTAGACTATTCAGTAAATTCGACAAGTTAATTCTCTTGAGCAATGGATGCTCATTGTACTTTGGAAAAGCCTCAGAAGCAATGTTGTACTTTTCATCCATCGGCTGCTCTCCGCTTACTGCTATGACTCCAGCAGAGTTCCTGATTGATCTTGCCAATGGTAATATTAAGGACAAGTCCATTCCTTCAGAGCTGGAGGATAAGTTTTTACCTGGAGGTGAATGTTTCGAGTGTAAAGATGGAGGGCCTTCACCTGTTGATGTCCATGAg TATCTTTTGGGGGCTTATGAATTACGAGCTTCTAACATGGAGAAAATACGAATAGGTAGACCTGTTATCATCACTCAGAATAGGCGTAGCGCAGAAGAATGGGGAGCAACTTGGAGTGCACAGTTCTCTATTCTCTTTCAAAGAGGCCTCAAGGAGAGGCGCCACGAGTATTTAAGCACCGTTCGAGTTGTTCAAGTCATATCAACAGCAGTTATTGTGGGATTACTTTGGTGGAATTCAGATGCTTCATCGACCATGAGAGTTCAAGATCAG GCAGGACTACTGTTCTTTATTTCAGTATTTTGGGCCTTCTTTCCAGTTTTTACAGCCATTTTCACATTCCCACAAGAGAGGACAATGTTGGCTAAGGAGAGATCAGTCGGCATGTACAAACTCAGCGCGTATCTTATAGCCAGAAACACCAGTGATCTTCCTTTGGATCTCCTGTTGCCCATTGTATTCCTTACAATCATCTATTTCATGGTCGGACTGAAGCTGACGTTACCTGCCTTTTTCCTAACTCTCCTTTCCATTTTTCTCAGCATTATTGCTGCTCAG GGATTAGGACTAGCCATAGGTGCAGCGTTCATGGACGTTAAGAAAGCAACGACATTAGCTTCCATTACTGTCATGGCATTCATGTTATCTGGTGGTTTCTTCATTAAG AAAGTCCCTCGGTTTATGTCCTGGATTCGGTACGTATCTTTGAACTACCACACATACAGGTTACTTTTGAAAGTTCAGTACAGTTGCGTAGGAGGGCCACCAAGATCAGTAATTTGCGACTCTGCCTTCATCAAGGCAGAAAGGCTTGGCTACGGTGGAACTGAAGCTGCAGCGATTTTGGCGATGATTATAGGGTACCGGATGCTGACCTATATACTCCTCAGAAGAATGAAACTACGGAACGAGGCATAA
- the LOC105155434 gene encoding dof zinc finger protein DOF1.2, with amino-acid sequence MFTSTATTSEYSILECPPTIRPLVMDRTTSKWKYNNIEIAPNCPRCASTNTKFCYYNNYSLSQPRYFCKGCRRYWTKGGSLRNVPIGGGCRKSRRARATKQVGGTNCTAPALSPVCMGSSSNESESGLDIDLAAVFAKYVNQNGENEESSCSPGASSGSSDHNVQASPLDLDGQMEDMAMFDQYQKGAVDLISGGDDQIQQVIPHEFSMHEDHDQFNGQDFVYQDYNAFDQVQQGIALGDELSADMLWSEGTDLPGFEDQQSMMQLQDSFGFITNDEQLRFSANLVSDNWGSFDLYA; translated from the coding sequence ATGTTCACTAGTACTGCAACCACTAGTGAGTACTCAATCTTGGAGTGCCCACCAACAATTAGGCCATTGGTCATGGATAGAACCACATCCAAGTGGAAGTACAACAACATTGAGATAGCACCAAATTGTCCTAGATGTGCTTCCACCAATACCAAATTTTGCTACTACAACAACTACAGCCTCTCTCAGCCTCGTTATTTCTGCAAGGGATGCCGGAGGTACTGGACCAAGGGTGGCTCCTTGAGGAATGTCCCGATCGGTGGGGGTTGCCGGAAGAGCCGCCGTGCTAGGGCCACCAAGCAAGTGGGGGGCACGAATTGCACGGCCCCAGCTCTTAGCCCGGTGTGCATGGGGTCCAGTTCTAATGAATCGGAAAGCGGGCTGGATATCGATCTGGCCGCAGTGTTTGCAAAGTATGTGAACCAGAATGGGGAGAATGAGGAGTCATCTTGTAGCCCTGGAGCTAGCAGTGGATCATCTGATCATAATGTGCAGGCGAGCCCGTTGGATTTGGATGGCCAGATGGAAGATATGGCAATGTTTGATCAGTATCAGAAAGGGGCGGTGGATTTAATCAGTGGAGGAGATGATCAGATACAGCAAGTGATTCCTCATGAATTCTCCATGCATGAAGATCATGATCAGTTCAATGGTCAGGATTTTGTGTACCAAGATTACAATGCTTTTGATCAGGTGCAGCAGGGTATAGCACTGGGTGATGAACTCTCAGCAGATATGTTGTGGTCAGAGGGCACAGATTTACCAGGTTTCGAGGATCAACAATCAATGATGCAGCTCCAAGATTCATTTGGGTTTATCACAAATGATGAACAGCTCAGATTTTCTGCAAATCTAGTAAGCGATAATTGGGGATCATTTGATCTGTATGCCTAA